One window of Chamaesiphon minutus PCC 6605 genomic DNA carries:
- a CDS encoding amino acid ABC transporter permease gives MRDRVKGRLDGSIPVWRSRRFWQSAGQFGAALGIAIALGVLGDNLLFNLEQIGIRLGFDFLGSQAGFTISDTILPYTPADSYLRALFVGVINSLRVIGLALVLATAIGITAGMARLSTNWLVRTIAQIYVETLRNTPLLLQLFFWYFAVFLTLPNAANPLQILGWTLSSSGVMGWGLQMSSEFASLLAGLSLYTGTFIAEIIRGGIQSVPRGQTEAARSLGLKPLSTLWLVVFPQALRAILPPLANQYLNLAKNSSLAVAIGYPDLYAISSTTFNQTGRAVEVMAIVMVSYLILSLSISLLINIYNRSIQLVER, from the coding sequence ATGCGCGATCGAGTGAAGGGAAGATTAGATGGTTCGATTCCGGTGTGGCGGAGTCGGCGATTTTGGCAGAGCGCGGGACAATTTGGCGCAGCGTTGGGGATTGCGATCGCGTTGGGAGTGTTAGGGGATAATTTGCTGTTCAATCTGGAGCAAATTGGGATTCGGCTGGGTTTTGATTTTCTTGGCTCTCAGGCAGGTTTTACGATTAGCGATACGATTTTGCCTTATACTCCGGCTGATTCCTATCTTCGCGCTTTATTCGTTGGCGTGATAAATTCGCTGCGAGTAATTGGACTGGCTTTGGTATTGGCGACGGCGATCGGCATAACTGCTGGAATGGCGCGGTTGTCAACTAATTGGTTGGTGCGGACGATCGCCCAGATCTATGTGGAAACGCTCCGCAATACGCCGCTGCTGTTGCAACTCTTTTTCTGGTACTTTGCAGTGTTTTTGACTCTACCCAATGCGGCAAATCCACTGCAAATACTGGGCTGGACGCTGAGTAGCAGTGGGGTGATGGGTTGGGGACTCCAGATGTCCTCAGAGTTTGCCTCCTTGTTAGCAGGATTGAGTCTCTATACGGGGACTTTCATTGCCGAAATCATTCGCGGTGGGATTCAGTCGGTACCCCGTGGACAAACAGAAGCAGCGCGATCGCTGGGACTTAAACCATTATCTACATTATGGTTGGTCGTCTTCCCTCAAGCTCTGCGGGCGATTTTACCGCCGTTAGCCAATCAATATTTAAACCTAGCCAAAAACTCTAGTCTCGCAGTGGCGATCGGTTATCCCGATCTCTATGCTATTTCTTCAACTACTTTCAACCAAACTGGGCGCGCCGTCGAAGTAATGGCGATCGTCATGGTTTCCTACTTAATCTTGAGTTTATCAATTTCACTGCTGATTAATATTTATAATCGATCGATTCAATTAGTCGAAAGGTAA
- a CDS encoding antitoxin Xre/MbcA/ParS toxin-binding domain-containing protein, translated as MSIANLITKSLDPTPLRYDTIEETAERFQLDSNLRQQIFGISPRNQARLRKDNAILNPLVVDRFNRFNRITQQAINLFEDTDRALKWLHTPKNSLAGITPLAALSTDEGAKQVEEILYRVEYGIYG; from the coding sequence ATGTCGATCGCAAATTTGATAACCAAGTCTCTCGATCCAACTCCGCTCCGATACGATACCATCGAAGAAACTGCCGAACGCTTCCAACTAGATAGCAATCTCAGACAACAGATTTTTGGCATCTCGCCCAGAAATCAAGCTCGTCTGCGGAAAGATAACGCGATTTTAAATCCTCTCGTGGTCGATCGATTCAACAGATTTAATCGCATCACTCAACAAGCCATTAATCTATTTGAAGATACCGATCGAGCATTAAAATGGTTGCATACCCCTAAAAATAGCTTGGCAGGTATCACCCCTCTTGCGGCTCTCTCTACCGACGAAGGTGCCAAACAAGTAGAAGAAATTCTCTATCGCGTTGAATATGGGATTTACGGCTAG
- a CDS encoding ribbon-helix-helix domain-containing protein gives MVTITPEHEKLIQNHLDTGRYSNAEEVLAIALQLLARLDTEHQAWIEETRQQIAIGIAELDSAKPTLRERGEGVDGETVMAGYLQQFQTARQTRLS, from the coding sequence ATGGTGACAATCACCCCTGAGCACGAAAAACTTATTCAAAATCATCTGGATACTGGACGGTATAGTAATGCGGAGGAAGTCCTAGCGATCGCTCTGCAATTGCTCGCTCGTCTCGATACCGAGCATCAAGCCTGGATTGAAGAAACTCGTCAACAAATCGCCATTGGGATCGCCGAACTCGATTCGGCAAAGCCGACGCTACGCGAACGCGGCGAGGGCGTTGATGGTGAAACAGTGATGGCGGGATATCTTCAGCAATTTCAGACGGCACGGCAAACGCGGCTCTCATGA
- a CDS encoding amino acid ABC transporter permease has product MTNPPSPRPPAIDRSPLRWLRQNLFNTWYNGILTLILGGFILQVLAAAVTWIATKAKWAVISENLPLLLVGRYPAEQSWRLWLVLLLAIGLPVSIWVGQRRRSPRMGWIYAFCAAIGISWLLGGGFGLVPVENSLWNGLLLTLLAASISTVLAFPLGVLLALGRQSSLPILRIACTIYIELVRGLPLIGILFMAQFLLPLLLPGDWRLDRLARAIAGLILFNAAYLAETVRGGLQSLPRGQIEAAKVLGLSAPLRLWLIVLPQAIRMVIPAIVGQFIAMFKDTSLLALFALAELTGIARSVLAQPDFIGRYAEVYLFIGLIYWIVCFTLSQISRQLEVKG; this is encoded by the coding sequence ATGACAAATCCACCCTCTCCCCGCCCACCAGCTATCGATCGATCTCCACTGCGGTGGTTACGCCAAAATCTATTTAACACTTGGTACAACGGCATTTTAACCCTAATCTTGGGTGGTTTCATCCTCCAAGTATTAGCGGCGGCAGTAACTTGGATTGCCACGAAAGCTAAATGGGCGGTAATTAGCGAAAATTTACCCCTGTTGCTAGTCGGTAGATATCCAGCCGAACAGTCCTGGCGGCTGTGGTTGGTGCTGCTGCTGGCGATCGGGTTGCCAGTGAGTATCTGGGTCGGGCAACGGCGGCGATCGCCTCGGATGGGCTGGATTTACGCCTTCTGTGCGGCGATTGGCATCAGTTGGTTGTTGGGTGGGGGGTTTGGTTTAGTCCCCGTTGAAAATAGTTTGTGGAATGGGTTATTACTCACCCTATTGGCGGCGAGTATCAGTACTGTACTGGCTTTTCCGCTGGGCGTATTGTTGGCGTTAGGGCGACAAAGTTCCTTACCAATTTTGCGGATCGCTTGTACGATTTATATCGAACTGGTGCGTGGACTTCCACTGATTGGGATTTTATTCATGGCACAATTTTTATTGCCATTGCTATTACCTGGAGATTGGCGGTTAGATCGACTGGCGCGGGCGATTGCGGGCTTAATTCTATTCAACGCGGCATATCTAGCAGAAACAGTGCGCGGTGGTTTACAATCCTTACCACGCGGACAAATTGAAGCCGCCAAGGTATTAGGATTGAGCGCGCCATTGCGGTTGTGGCTGATTGTCTTACCCCAAGCCATCCGCATGGTAATTCCGGCGATCGTCGGTCAGTTTATTGCCATGTTTAAAGACACTTCCCTGCTGGCACTGTTCGCCCTAGCGGAGTTAACCGGAATTGCTCGATCGGTTTTAGCCCAACCAGATTTTATCGGTCGCTATGCAGAAGTATATCTATTTATCGGCTTAATTTACTGGATCGTCTGTTTCACCCTCTCCCAAATCAGTCGTCAGCTAGAGGTTAAGGGTTAG
- a CDS encoding amino acid ABC transporter ATP-binding protein, which translates to MQNTSPPTPAPIIVAESVHKWYGQFNVLRGVSLSVYPGEVVVIMGPSGSGKSTFIRTFNALEDYQQGTITIDGIAISDDIKHIDRIRQEVGMVFQQFNLFPHLTVLENVTLAPMWVRKHPKAQAEAAAMQLLERVGILAQARKYPGQLSGGQQQRVAIARALAMQPKIMLFDEPTSALDPEMVREVLEVMKSLAGSGMTMVVVTHEVGFAREVADRIVLMDSGLLVEEANPIDFFQHPKEERTRQFLAQIL; encoded by the coding sequence ATGCAAAACACCTCCCCTCCTACTCCGGCTCCAATTATCGTCGCTGAATCCGTTCATAAGTGGTACGGTCAATTTAACGTGCTGCGGGGCGTGAGCCTGTCTGTCTACCCTGGCGAAGTGGTGGTGATTATGGGGCCATCTGGATCGGGAAAATCGACCTTTATTCGGACATTTAATGCCTTAGAAGACTATCAACAGGGGACGATTACGATCGATGGGATCGCAATTTCCGACGATATCAAACATATCGATCGGATTCGCCAAGAGGTGGGGATGGTGTTTCAGCAGTTTAATTTATTTCCTCACCTCACCGTCCTCGAAAACGTTACCCTCGCGCCGATGTGGGTGCGAAAACATCCCAAGGCACAGGCGGAAGCAGCAGCCATGCAGTTATTAGAACGGGTAGGGATTTTAGCCCAAGCACGGAAGTATCCAGGACAATTATCTGGCGGACAGCAACAACGGGTAGCGATCGCCCGTGCGTTAGCGATGCAGCCGAAGATCATGTTATTTGACGAACCCACGTCGGCTCTAGATCCAGAAATGGTGCGGGAGGTATTGGAGGTGATGAAGTCCTTGGCGGGATCGGGGATGACGATGGTAGTCGTCACCCACGAGGTGGGATTTGCCAGGGAAGTAGCCGATCGAATTGTGTTAATGGATAGTGGTTTGCTAGTAGAAGAAGCTAATCCGATCGACTTTTTTCAACATCCCAAAGAAGAACGGACTCGCCAATTTTTAGCCC
- a CDS encoding RES family NAD+ phosphorylase — MRVWRITAHKHIETVFSGVGGLYTSGRWHPQGYKISYTSESLALASLEVFVHSETTDIPLACVSAIIPDTTPILEITDLPVNWQDVAAYPILQEIGRKWLRTMEYPVLKVPSAIIPVEYNYLINPEHPDLQLQTEQVLEFQFDSRMWK, encoded by the coding sequence GTGAGAGTTTGGCGGATCACTGCTCATAAACATATTGAAACAGTCTTTTCTGGAGTCGGTGGACTTTACACCAGTGGTCGTTGGCATCCCCAAGGCTACAAGATTTCCTACACATCAGAAAGTCTGGCACTAGCTAGCCTCGAAGTATTTGTACACAGCGAAACAACAGATATCCCACTCGCTTGTGTCAGTGCCATTATTCCAGATACCACACCAATTTTAGAAATTACCGATCTACCAGTCAACTGGCAAGATGTCGCCGCTTACCCAATTCTCCAAGAAATCGGGCGTAAATGGCTCAGAACAATGGAATATCCAGTATTGAAAGTGCCTTCTGCAATCATCCCAGTTGAGTACAATTATTTAATCAATCCTGAACATCCAGACCTACAATTACAGACGGAACAGGTACTAGAGTTTCAGTTTGATAGTCGAATGTGGAAGTAA